From Halapricum desulfuricans, a single genomic window includes:
- a CDS encoding HEAT repeat domain-containing protein → MSNGDEPDEDEAAPTDLEEFESRLDSVAESLEAAETEADLDEIEATLDATAEALDAAELPEPDDEDEDDPTDALEDRIGDLRGELDEQRGPYLDDVIGAVEDAVSTIEGTRWTEDGDADLANAVATFLDAIGDEIDGEIDDGEPAERLEAAVGALSELALDPDEDSETIEALLTATGELAEDVDAAESWDDLTVREQLTAEGFYDVLGPEEHRDYPPEWNAVKLYEKRYQQDRSDEEAIEMILLALEKLPGGKEHFMEENVLQSLARIAPPEALEDVLPMAGKRNKKAINVVGKIGDPKALDSLLDFIDGDGDRSLQLETLRAVGAIGSEEATQTVANRLAAEEADIRSAAARTLGRIGDTRAIEPLADVLAADPDDNVRASAAWALVQIGTERAFEAVEDNADDSYLVQVEAEKAALSS, encoded by the coding sequence ATGAGCAACGGGGACGAGCCGGACGAGGACGAGGCGGCACCGACCGACCTCGAGGAGTTCGAGTCGCGTTTGGACTCGGTAGCCGAGTCGCTCGAGGCCGCCGAGACCGAGGCCGACCTCGACGAAATCGAGGCGACGCTGGACGCGACTGCCGAGGCACTCGACGCCGCCGAGTTGCCCGAACCGGACGACGAAGACGAGGACGATCCGACCGACGCGCTCGAAGACCGGATCGGCGACCTCCGCGGGGAGCTCGACGAACAGCGCGGCCCCTATCTGGACGACGTCATCGGCGCGGTCGAGGACGCCGTCTCGACGATCGAGGGGACCCGCTGGACCGAGGACGGGGACGCGGACCTTGCGAACGCCGTGGCGACGTTTCTGGACGCGATCGGCGACGAAATCGACGGGGAGATCGACGACGGGGAGCCGGCCGAGCGACTCGAAGCCGCCGTCGGGGCGCTCTCGGAACTGGCTCTCGACCCCGACGAGGACAGCGAGACGATCGAGGCGCTGTTGACCGCAACGGGCGAGTTGGCCGAGGACGTCGACGCCGCCGAGTCCTGGGACGACCTGACGGTCCGCGAGCAGCTCACCGCTGAGGGCTTCTACGACGTACTCGGTCCGGAGGAGCACAGGGATTACCCGCCCGAGTGGAACGCAGTCAAGCTCTACGAGAAACGATACCAGCAGGACCGGAGCGACGAGGAAGCGATCGAGATGATCCTGCTGGCCCTGGAAAAGCTCCCCGGCGGGAAAGAGCACTTCATGGAGGAGAACGTCCTCCAGTCGCTGGCCCGTATCGCGCCGCCGGAGGCGCTTGAGGACGTGCTTCCGATGGCGGGCAAGCGAAACAAGAAGGCGATCAATGTCGTCGGGAAGATCGGCGACCCCAAGGCGCTGGATTCACTGCTCGACTTTATCGACGGCGACGGCGACCGCTCGCTCCAGCTGGAGACGCTGCGCGCGGTCGGCGCGATCGGTAGCGAGGAGGCCACCCAGACGGTCGCGAACCGCCTGGCGGCCGAGGAGGCCGACATCCGATCCGCGGCCGCTCGGACACTCGGCCGGATCGGCGACACCCGAGCGATCGAACCGCTCGCGGACGTGCTAGCTGCGGACCCCGACGACAACGTCCGTGCCAGCGCGGCGTGGGCACTCGTCCAGATCGGTACCGAACGCGCCTTCGAAGCCGTCGAAGACAACGCCGACGACTCGTATCTCGTCCAGGTCGAAGCCGAAAAGGCCGCGCTGTCGTCCTGA
- a CDS encoding protein sorting system archaetidylserine synthase (This PssA-like phosphatidyltransferase, along with a PssD-like decarboxylase, is required in Haloarchaea for the archaeosortase ArtA to replace the PGF-CTERM sorting signal with a C-terminal lipid anchor.): MQLRPRFLGRLGAADIVTVANAALGFTAAVAAMTDPGLAAQLILLAAIADGLDGVLARVHGSTQVGEYVDSLADVASFGVAPAVFVYAIAGRSWELELTTLSVPELTALAIPALYVAAAVVRLGMYTAYDLDDRTTRGVQTTLAATVLAAAYLSGVTDPALLLGATGVFVYLMITSIEYPELSERDALAMGVVQAGAVLAPLAFARVFPRALLAAALAYLLFAPMLYPRSR; the protein is encoded by the coding sequence ATGCAGCTCCGGCCCCGATTTCTCGGTCGCCTCGGCGCGGCCGACATCGTGACTGTCGCCAACGCGGCGCTGGGCTTTACCGCCGCCGTGGCCGCGATGACCGATCCGGGGCTCGCGGCACAGCTCATCCTGCTGGCGGCGATCGCCGACGGCCTCGACGGCGTCCTCGCGCGGGTTCACGGGAGTACCCAGGTCGGGGAATACGTCGACTCGCTGGCCGACGTCGCGTCCTTCGGCGTCGCGCCCGCGGTGTTCGTCTACGCGATCGCCGGCCGGTCGTGGGAACTGGAGCTCACGACGCTGTCAGTGCCGGAACTCACAGCGCTGGCAATTCCGGCGTTGTACGTCGCGGCGGCGGTCGTCAGGCTGGGGATGTACACCGCCTACGATCTGGACGACCGGACCACCCGGGGCGTCCAGACGACACTGGCGGCGACGGTCCTGGCGGCGGCGTATCTCTCCGGCGTCACCGATCCCGCGCTCTTGCTCGGCGCGACCGGCGTCTTCGTCTATCTGATGATCACCTCGATCGAGTATCCGGAGCTGAGCGAGCGGGACGCGCTGGCGATGGGGGTCGTGCAGGCCGGGGCCGTACTCGCACCGCTCGCGTTCGCGCGCGTGTTCCCGCGAGCCCTGCTCGCGGCGGCGCTGGCGTATCTATTGTTCGCGCCGATGCTGTATCCGCGATCGCGGTGA